From a single Brassica napus cultivar Da-Ae chromosome C9, Da-Ae, whole genome shotgun sequence genomic region:
- the LOC106424612 gene encoding U-box domain-containing protein 51 isoform X2 codes for MFVLKVQTVDGDDELNQLFVPYRGYCARKGISMMEVILEDTDVARAILDYVNNNLVNNIVVGSASSSKNPFARSLKFTKSHDVAASILKSTPEFCSIYVISKGKVQSSRAAQRPITNTLVPPREPSSAFHLQNLPDPDQDPLPRGQRNSRNTTPERYHNDNGFNAMRERRRSAANGSLDFNYDFKQANGQRNPVGRNSFSDESDGGSLMMGSVDLSAQNYDFIGASGSSDESASQSTRDIEAEMKRLKLELRQTMDMYSSACKEALNAKKTANELNMWKKEEARRFEEARSAEEAALAVAEMEKAKCKAAMEAAEKAQRMAELEGQRRKQAEMKARRESQEKDRALTALGQNDVRYRKYSIEEIEEATDRFASNMKVGEGGYGPVYKGTLDHTPVAIKVLRPDAAQGKKQFQQEVEVLSCIRHPHMVLLLGACPEYGCLVYEFMENGSLEDRLFRRGNSPPLSWRKRFQIAAEIATALSFLHQTKPEPLVHRDLKPANILLDRNYVSKISDVGLARLVPASVANNVTQYHMTSAAGTFCYIDPEYQQTGKLTTKSDIYSLGIMLLQIITAKNPMGLAHHVSMAIEKGTFKDMLDPVVTDWPVEEAINFAKLCLKCSELRKRDRPDLGKDIVPELVRLRNLGLDNESGSQN; via the exons ATGTTCGTCTTAAAAGTTCAAACCGTAG ATGGAGACGATGAATTGAATCAGCTTTTTGTTCCGTACAGAGGTTATTGCGCGCGAAAAGGG ATTTCAATGATGGAGGTTATTCTAGAAGATACCGACGTTGCGAGAGCAATACTCGATTACGTTAACAACAACCTTGTGAACAACATCGTGGTGGGATCAGCATCATCCTCAAAGAACCCATTCGCTAGATCTCTCAAGTTCACTAAATCCCATGACGTTGCTGCTTCCATTCTGAAATCAACGCCTGAGTTTTGTTCCATCTACGTCATCTCCAAAGGCAAAGTTCAGTCTTCACGAGCAGCTCAAAGACCTATCACCAATACGCTTGTCCCACCTCGTGAACCATCATCCGCATTTCATCTCCAAAATCTACCTGACCCTGACCAAGATCCCTTGCCTAG GGGCCAGCGTAATTCAAGAAACACAACTCCAGAGAGGTATCATAATGATAATGGATTCAATGCCATGAGGGAAAGGCGCAGAAGCGCTGCAAATGGATCATTGGACTTTAATTATGATTTTAAGCAGGCAAATGGGCAAAGGAACCCTGTGGGACGTAACTCGTTTTCTGATGAATCGGATGGTGGATCTCTCATGATGGGTTCGGTTGATCTAAGTGCTCAGAATTATGATTTCATTGGTGCATCTGGCTCTTCTGATGAATCAGCTTCACAATCAACT AGAGATATTGAAGCTGAGATGAAAAGGTTAAAGCTTGAACTCAGGCAAACCATGGACATGTACAGCTCAGCTTGCAAGGAAGCACTTAATGCCAAAAAGACG GCAAATGAGCTCAACATGTGGAAAAAGGAAGAAGCTAGAAGATTTGAGGAAGCTAGGAGTGCTGAAGAGGCAGCCCTAGCTGTTGCAGAGATGGAGAAGGCCAAGTGCAaagctgcaatggaagcagctGAGAAAGCACAGAGAATGGCAGAGCTAGAAGGACAAAGAAGGAAGCAAGCAGAGATGAAAGCAAGAAGAGAATCTCAGGAGAAAGACCGTGCGCTTACTGCTTTGGGACAGAACGATGTCCGGTACAGAAAATACTCTATAGAAGAGATCGAAGAAGCTACCGACAGATTCGCAAGCAACATGAAAGTAGGAGAAGGAGGATACGGACCGGTTTATAAAGGCACACTTGATCACACTCCTGTCGCTATCAAAGTCTTGAGACCTGATGCTGCTCAAGGAAAGAAACAGTTTCAGCAAGAAGTCGAGGTTCTGAGTTGCATTAGACATCCTCACATGGTTCTTCTCCTCGGTGCGTGTCCTGAGTATGGATGCTTGGTGTATGAGTTCATGGAGAATGGGAGCTTAGAGGACAGACTCTTCCGTAGAGGAAACTCGCCGCCTCTTTCTTGGAGGAAAAGGTTTCAAATAGCGGCGGAGATCGCTACTGCACTCTCCTTCCTTCACCAAACAAAGCCAGAGCCTCTCGTTCACCGTGACCTAAAACCTGCTAATATACTCTTAGATAGAAACTACGTAAGCAAGATCAGTGACGTTGGACTAGCTCGGTTAGTCCCTGCTTCGGTGGCTAATAACGTCACACAATACCACATGACATCTGCAGCAGGAACGTTCTGTTACATAGACCCTGAGTACCAGCAAACGGGGAAGTTAACCACGAAGTCAGATATATATTCGTTAGGGATAATGCTGCTTCAGATCATTACTGCTAAGAATCCTATGGGTCTGGCTCATCATGTGTCGATGGCTATTGAGAAAGGAACTTTCAAGGATATGCTTGACCCGGTTGTGACTGATTGGCCGGTTGAAGAAGCTATAAATTTTGCTAAGCTGTGTCTGAAATGTTCAGAGCTAAGGAAGAGAGATAGACCAGATCTTGGAAAAGATATAGTTCCAGAGCTTGTCAGGTTAAGAAACTTGGGCTTGGACAATGAGTCAG GAAGCCAGAATTAG
- the LOC106424507 gene encoding cytokinin riboside 5'-monophosphate phosphoribohydrolase LOG8, with product MEENQRSRFKKVCVFCGSHSGNREVFSDAAIELGNELVKRKIDLVYGGGSVGLMGLISRRVYEGGFHVLGIIPKALMPIEISGETVGEVRVVADMHERKAAMAQESEAFIALPGGYGTMEELLEMITWSQLGIHKKTVGILNTDGYYNNLLALFDTGVQEGFIKPGARNIVVSAPTAKELMEKMEEYTPSHKHVASHESWNVEELGAYPGQQSKQP from the exons ATGGAGGAGAACCAGAGAAGCAGGTTCAAAAAAGTTTGTGTCTTTTGCGGAAGCCACTCTGGTAATAGAGAAGTCTTCAGTGATGCTGCCATCGAACTCGGCAATGAACTC GTGAAGAGGAAGATAGACTTGGTTTATGGAGGAGGAAGTGTTGGGTTGATGGGTCTTATATCCAGGAGAGTCTATGAAGGTGGTTTCCACGTTCTCGG GATCATTCCCAAAGCTTTGATGCCAATTGAG ATATCTGGTGAGACAGTTGGAGAAGTAAGGGTTGTCGCTGACATGCACGAACGCAAAgctgcaatggctcaagaatcTGAGGCCTTCATTGCTCTCCCTG GAGGTTATGGAACAATGGAGGAGCTGCTGGAGATGATAACATGGTCACAACTTGGTATCCATAAGAAGACG GTTGGTATATTGAATACTGATGGCTACTATAACAACTTGCTTGCTTTATTTGACACGGGCGTCCAAGAAGGTTTTATCAAACCAGGGGCACGTAATATTGTGGTTTCTGCACCAACAGCCAAAGAGCTTATGGAGAAGATGGAG GAATATACTCCTTCACATAAGCATGTTGCATCCCACGAAAGCTGGAATGTTGAGGAACTTGGAGCTTACCCTGGACAACAAAGCAAGCAGccataa
- the LOC106424545 gene encoding uncharacterized protein LOC106424545: MEDYGCQRPCGGMQIQPYNGVPGTGDFRSYSASYGTATESNMYDMKKGKSIGRSKSWGITDPELKRKKRVASYKMYSVEGQVKGSFRKSFRWLKHRYTQVVYGWW, encoded by the coding sequence ATGGAAGATTACGGCTGTCAAAGACCGTGCGGAGGGATGCAGATCCAGCCTTACAACGGCGTTCCTGGAACCGGAGACTTCAGGAGCTATAGCGCTTCTTACGGGACGGCGACGGAGAGCAACATGTACGATATGAAGAAGGGAAAATCGATAGGGAGGTCGAAATCTTGGGGGATAACGGACCCGGAGCTgaagaggaagaaaagggtgGCGAGTTACAAGATGTATAGTGTTGAAGGCCAAGTCAAAGGCTCTTTTAGAAAAAGCTTCAGATGGCTTAAACATAGGTACACGCAGGTCGTCTATGGCTGGTGgtga
- the LOC106424500 gene encoding probable magnesium transporter NIPA9, translating to MWESICLTLAATAGNNIGKVLQKKGTIILPPLSLKLKVIRAYAVNKPWALGFLMDIFGALLMLRALSLAPVSVVQPVSGCGLAILSVFSHFYLKEVMNVFDWIGITVAGIGTIGVGAGGEEQKASLISVFQLLWLALVVAILFVLLNAWLHIYKRQRREQELMEYEVVEEIIYGLESGVLFGMASVVSKMGFVFVEQGFSAMFIPICISISICCSGTGFFYQTRGLKHGRAIVVSTCAAVASIVTGVVAGMFALGEKLPTSPSGRLLLLLGWLLIMLGVVLLVTSSRLIRHLPRSFRRSRQTSVERGFNLRRTASHTPKDTNPSAVIQAATLHHLLSSASKEKD from the exons ATGTGGGAATCGATATGCCTGACGCTTGCGGCCACCGCCGGTAACAACATCGGCAAGGTTCTGCAGAAGAAGGGCACTATCATCCTCCCTCCTCTCTCCCTCAAGCTTAAG GTGATAAGAGCATATGCTGTGAACAAACCTTGGGCGTTAGGTTTTCTCATGGACATTTTTGGGGCTTTGTTGATGCTCAGAGCTCTTTCTCTTGCTCCT GTGTCTGTTGTTCAGCCAGTTTCGGGATGTGGACTTGCCATTCTTTCTGTCTTTTCGCATTTTTATCTCAAGGAAGTTATGAATGTTTTTGACTGGATTGGGATCACCGTGGCTGGCATTGGTACCATAG GAGTTGGCGCTGGTGGTGAGGAGCAAAAAGCATCTTTGATATCTGTCTTCCAGTTGCTCTGGCTGGCTCTTGTTGTTGCCATCTTGTTT GTACTACTAAATGCGTGGCTTCATATCTATAAACGCCAGCGCAGGGAGCAGGAGCTG ATGGAATATGAAGTGGTGGAAGAAATTATATATGGCTTGGAATCTGGGGTTTTATTCgg GATGGCATCTGTAGTATCAAAGATGGGTTTTGTATTCGTGGAGCAGGGGTTTTCTGCAATGTTCATTCCCATCTGCATCTCTATTAGTATATGCTGTAGCGGAACGGGATTTTTCTACCAG ACCCGGGGACTAAAACATGGGAGAGCAATAGTAGTATCCACTTGCGCTGCTGTGGCATCAATTGTAACAGGTGTGGTCGCGGGAATGTTTGCTTTGGGTGAGAAATTGCCCACTTCACCATCTGGTCGACTTTTGCTTCTCTTGGGATG GTTACTTATAATGCTTGGTGTTGTATTACTGGTGACTTCATCACGACTTATCAGACATCTTCCAAGGTCATTCCGGCGTTCAAGACAGACCAGTGTAGAAAGAGGTTTCAACTTAAGACGAACAGCATCTCACACGCCGAAGGATACAAACCCAAGTGCGGTTATCCAAGCAGCAACATTGCACCATCTCTTATCATCCGCATCAAAAGAGAAAGACTAA
- the LOC106424612 gene encoding U-box domain-containing protein 51 isoform X1 has protein sequence MARYSSEDGHAPANSTVVAIDKDKNSHYAVRWAADHLFNMINNPNMILVHVRLKSSNHGDDELNQLFVPYRGYCARKGISMMEVILEDTDVARAILDYVNNNLVNNIVVGSASSSKNPFARSLKFTKSHDVAASILKSTPEFCSIYVISKGKVQSSRAAQRPITNTLVPPREPSSAFHLQNLPDPDQDPLPRGQRNSRNTTPERYHNDNGFNAMRERRRSAANGSLDFNYDFKQANGQRNPVGRNSFSDESDGGSLMMGSVDLSAQNYDFIGASGSSDESASQSTRDIEAEMKRLKLELRQTMDMYSSACKEALNAKKTANELNMWKKEEARRFEEARSAEEAALAVAEMEKAKCKAAMEAAEKAQRMAELEGQRRKQAEMKARRESQEKDRALTALGQNDVRYRKYSIEEIEEATDRFASNMKVGEGGYGPVYKGTLDHTPVAIKVLRPDAAQGKKQFQQEVEVLSCIRHPHMVLLLGACPEYGCLVYEFMENGSLEDRLFRRGNSPPLSWRKRFQIAAEIATALSFLHQTKPEPLVHRDLKPANILLDRNYVSKISDVGLARLVPASVANNVTQYHMTSAAGTFCYIDPEYQQTGKLTTKSDIYSLGIMLLQIITAKNPMGLAHHVSMAIEKGTFKDMLDPVVTDWPVEEAINFAKLCLKCSELRKRDRPDLGKDIVPELVRLRNLGLDNESGSQN, from the exons ATGGCTCGTTACTCATCGGAAGATGGGCACGCGCCAGCTAATTCGACGGTGGTCGCCATTGACAAAGACAAGAACAGTCACTACGCCGTTCGCTGGGCCGCCGATCATCTCTTCAATATGATCAACAACCCTAACATGATTCTTGTCCATGTTCGTCTTAAAAGTTCAAACC ATGGAGACGATGAATTGAATCAGCTTTTTGTTCCGTACAGAGGTTATTGCGCGCGAAAAGGG ATTTCAATGATGGAGGTTATTCTAGAAGATACCGACGTTGCGAGAGCAATACTCGATTACGTTAACAACAACCTTGTGAACAACATCGTGGTGGGATCAGCATCATCCTCAAAGAACCCATTCGCTAGATCTCTCAAGTTCACTAAATCCCATGACGTTGCTGCTTCCATTCTGAAATCAACGCCTGAGTTTTGTTCCATCTACGTCATCTCCAAAGGCAAAGTTCAGTCTTCACGAGCAGCTCAAAGACCTATCACCAATACGCTTGTCCCACCTCGTGAACCATCATCCGCATTTCATCTCCAAAATCTACCTGACCCTGACCAAGATCCCTTGCCTAG GGGCCAGCGTAATTCAAGAAACACAACTCCAGAGAGGTATCATAATGATAATGGATTCAATGCCATGAGGGAAAGGCGCAGAAGCGCTGCAAATGGATCATTGGACTTTAATTATGATTTTAAGCAGGCAAATGGGCAAAGGAACCCTGTGGGACGTAACTCGTTTTCTGATGAATCGGATGGTGGATCTCTCATGATGGGTTCGGTTGATCTAAGTGCTCAGAATTATGATTTCATTGGTGCATCTGGCTCTTCTGATGAATCAGCTTCACAATCAACT AGAGATATTGAAGCTGAGATGAAAAGGTTAAAGCTTGAACTCAGGCAAACCATGGACATGTACAGCTCAGCTTGCAAGGAAGCACTTAATGCCAAAAAGACG GCAAATGAGCTCAACATGTGGAAAAAGGAAGAAGCTAGAAGATTTGAGGAAGCTAGGAGTGCTGAAGAGGCAGCCCTAGCTGTTGCAGAGATGGAGAAGGCCAAGTGCAaagctgcaatggaagcagctGAGAAAGCACAGAGAATGGCAGAGCTAGAAGGACAAAGAAGGAAGCAAGCAGAGATGAAAGCAAGAAGAGAATCTCAGGAGAAAGACCGTGCGCTTACTGCTTTGGGACAGAACGATGTCCGGTACAGAAAATACTCTATAGAAGAGATCGAAGAAGCTACCGACAGATTCGCAAGCAACATGAAAGTAGGAGAAGGAGGATACGGACCGGTTTATAAAGGCACACTTGATCACACTCCTGTCGCTATCAAAGTCTTGAGACCTGATGCTGCTCAAGGAAAGAAACAGTTTCAGCAAGAAGTCGAGGTTCTGAGTTGCATTAGACATCCTCACATGGTTCTTCTCCTCGGTGCGTGTCCTGAGTATGGATGCTTGGTGTATGAGTTCATGGAGAATGGGAGCTTAGAGGACAGACTCTTCCGTAGAGGAAACTCGCCGCCTCTTTCTTGGAGGAAAAGGTTTCAAATAGCGGCGGAGATCGCTACTGCACTCTCCTTCCTTCACCAAACAAAGCCAGAGCCTCTCGTTCACCGTGACCTAAAACCTGCTAATATACTCTTAGATAGAAACTACGTAAGCAAGATCAGTGACGTTGGACTAGCTCGGTTAGTCCCTGCTTCGGTGGCTAATAACGTCACACAATACCACATGACATCTGCAGCAGGAACGTTCTGTTACATAGACCCTGAGTACCAGCAAACGGGGAAGTTAACCACGAAGTCAGATATATATTCGTTAGGGATAATGCTGCTTCAGATCATTACTGCTAAGAATCCTATGGGTCTGGCTCATCATGTGTCGATGGCTATTGAGAAAGGAACTTTCAAGGATATGCTTGACCCGGTTGTGACTGATTGGCCGGTTGAAGAAGCTATAAATTTTGCTAAGCTGTGTCTGAAATGTTCAGAGCTAAGGAAGAGAGATAGACCAGATCTTGGAAAAGATATAGTTCCAGAGCTTGTCAGGTTAAGAAACTTGGGCTTGGACAATGAGTCAG GAAGCCAGAATTAG
- the LOC106424613 gene encoding protein ALP1-like — protein MKAASSVVFRKGIEENRDDEEEEKEEVCNVFDAEVGSQTQTTSSHETKNNLKGFFTSLLLMEEHEKQNQEAQNAASRREMSELQSNYRKRARTMSDHYSDLTDHYADAVDINRKKSRASRAVVASVSAAVTETEAEGSEITGSGSVPGAGQQRRLWVKDRSRAWWEECNRSDYPEADFKKAFRMSKSTFELICEELNAAVAKEDTALRNAIPVRQRVAVCVWRLATGEPLRLVSKKFGLGISTCHKLVLEVCKAIKEVLMPKYLQWPDDESLRNIRETYESISGIPNVVGSMYTTHIPIIAPKISVASYFNKRHTERNQKTSYSITIQAVVNPNGVFTDLCIGWPGSMPDDKVLEKSLLYQRANNGGLLKGLWVAGGAGHPLLDWVLVPYTQQNLTWTQHAFNEKMSEVQRVSKEAFGRLKGRWACLQKRTEVKLQDLPTVLGACCVLHNICEIRGERMEPELMVEVVDDVVLPENALRSVNAMKARDTISHNLLHHGLAGTSFL, from the coding sequence ATGAAAGCCGCCTCCTCCGTCGTTTTCCGGAAAGGAATCGAAGAAAACAgagacgacgaggaagaagaaaaagaagaagtctGTAATGTCTTCGACGCCGAGGTAGGTAGCCAGACTCAAACGACGTCGTCCCACGAAACCAAAAACAACCTCAAGGGTTTCTTCACTTCCTTGCTCCTGATGGAGGAGCACGAGAAGCAGAACCAGGAAGCTCAAAACGCCGCTTCCCGCCGCGAAATGTCCGAGCTCCAGTCCAATTACCGGAAACGAGCCAGAACCATGTCCGATCACTACTCCGATCTCACCGATCACTACGCCGACGCCGTCGATATCAATCGGAAGAAGTCACGCGCCTCACGCGCCGTCGTCGCTTCCGTCTCCGCCGCCGTCACGGAGACAGAGGCCGAGGGGAGCGAGATAACCGGATCCGGTTCGGTTCCCGGTGCGGGTCAGCAGAGGCGGTTATGGGTGAAAGATCGAAGCCGAGCGTGGTGGGAAGAGTGTAACCGCTCGGATTATCCGGAAGCCGATTTCAAAAAAGCGTTTCGAATGTCCAAATCGACGTTCGAGTTAATCTGCGAGGAGCTGAACGCGGCGGTCGCGAAAGAAGACACCGCGTTGAGAAACGCGATTCCCGTGCGGCAGCGAGTCGCGGTTTGCGTTTGGAGGTTAGCCACGGGGGAGCCGCTCCGTCTCGTCTCCAAGAAGTTCGGTTTAGGAATCTCCACGTGCCACAAGCTCGTCCTCGAGGTATGTAAAGCGATTAAAGAAGTTCTAATGCCTAAGTACCTTCAATGGCCTGATGATGAGTCTCTAAGAAACATTAGAGAAACATACGAATCGATTTCGGGTATACCGAACGTTGTTGGGTCTATGTATACCACTCACATTCCGATCATAGCTCCTAAGATCAGTGTAGCTTCTTATTTCAACAAGAGACATACCGAGAGGAACCAAAAGACTTCGTACTCGATCACAATCCAAGCCGTTGTGAACCCAAACGGCGTGTTTACTGACTTGTGTATAGGATGGCCCGGGTCAATGCCTGATGATAAGGTGTTGGAGAAGTCGTTGTTGTATCAAAGAGCTAACAACGGAGGTCTTTTGAAAGGTTTGTGGGTCGCTGGTGGGGCCGGTCACCCGTTGTTAGACTGGGTCTTGGTTCCTTACACGCAGCAGAATTTGACTTGGACGCAGCACGCGTTTAACGAGAAGATGAGCGAGGTGCAGAGAGTATCTAAGGAAGCGTTTGGGAGGTTGAAAGGACGGTGGGCGTGTCTGCAGAAGCGGACTGAAGTGAAGCTGCAAGATTTGCCTACGGTCTTGGGCGCGTGCTGTGTGTTACACAACATATGTGAGATCAGAGGGGAGAGGATGGAGCCGGAGCTGATGGTTGAAGTGGTTGATGATGTGGTTTTGCCTGAAAACGCGTTGAGATCGGTTAATGCGATGAAGGCGAGAGATACTATCTCACATAATCTATTGCATCATGGACTCGCGGGTACTTCTTTCCTATAA